The Nocardioides houyundeii genome includes the window GCCCGGGCTCGGCACGAGGTGCTGCTGGTCGACCTGGTCGGCCGGCACGGCGACCGGGAAGGGCTCTCCGACCTGGTGCTGGACCGCGCCGCCGTCGACGACGTGACCCTGCCGGTCACCGCGCACCTGTCCAAGGTCGCCCCCGGCCGCTCGCCCGAGCGGCTGGCCGACCTGCTCGGCTCGCCCGACATGTCGGTGACCATGGAGGACCTGGGCAAGCGGTGCGACGTGGTGCTGCTCGACGCCGGATCCTCCTCCGAGGCGGTCTCCCACGCGGTGGTGCGCCACACCCACGGGGTGCTGCTCGAGGTCCTGGCGGGCCAGACCACCCTGGACGACATCAGCGCGGCCCGCTCCGTGGTCTGGGGCGCCGGGGGCCAGGTCATCGGCCTGGTGCTGGTCCACGGATCGGGCAAGCGCTCCCATGACTGAGACCCCGGCTGAGGTGGACGCCGAGATCGGTGCCGGCAGCGGTCCCGGCAGCGGGGACTCTGCCGCGCGCCACCTGCGCCAGGTGGCGCGCGGCGCGGGGCTGAGCCTGGTGGGCTCGGTCGTCTCGGCGGTGACCACGTTCGGCCTGGTGCTGATCGTCGCCCGCGTCTTCGACAGCCACGTGTCGGGCGTCTTCTTCGCAGCGAGCGCGGTCTTCCTCATCCTGGCCGGCCTGACCGGTCTCGGGGTGGAGGCCGGACTGGCCCGCTTCGCCCAGCGGCTCGAGCACGACGGTGAGGCCGGCGCGCTCCCGGCACTGATGCGCAGCGCGCGCAACGCGGTCATCGGGACCTCGATCGGCACCGCCGTCGTCCTCGCTCTGGCGGCGGACCCCCTGGGCCGGCTCTTCGGCTGGGGGGCGGCCGGTCCCGACCTGCTGCTGCTGGTCGCCGTGGCGCTGCCGTGCGCGGTCCTGGCCGAGTACGCCCAGGCCGGGACCCGCGCCTTCGGGCGGATGCACGAGACCGTCGTGGTGGATCGCATCGGCCGCTCGCTGGCCCAGGTGCTGGCGGTCCTGCTGGCGGGGCTGGCCGACGCCGACGCGGTCGGGCTGCTGGCGGCGTGGCTCGCCTGGTACCCCGTCTCGGCGGTGTGGTCGCTGGTCGCCCTGCGCCGGTTCGTCGCCGACCGGCTCCCGGCCGACCTGGCGCCGCTGCCGGCACCGACGGCGCAGTTCTGGTCGTTCACCTGGCCCCGCGCGCTCTCGGTCTTCGCCCGGCTGGGCATCCAGAAGATCGACATCGTGCTGGTGGCGGCGCTGCTGAGCCCGGTCGACGCCGCGCTGTACGCCGCCGCGACCCGTTTCGTGGCACTGGGGCAGATCGCCACCACGGCGATCACCCAGGTCCTGCAGCCACGGTTCACCACGCTGCTGCTGGAGGGCTCCCACCGCAACCTCACCGTGGTCCACCAGACCGCCACGGCCTGGAACGTGCTGCTGTCCTGGCCGCTCTACCTGGTGGTCGGCTGCGCACCGTCGGCGTACCTGGCGCTCTTCGGCGCCGACTACGACGCGTCGCAGGCGCGCTGGGTGGTGGTGGTGATGACGGCGGTGATGCTCGTCTCGGTCGTGACCGGGCCGGTCGACACGCTGCTGGTGATGGGCGGTCGCAGCGCGACCAGCATGATCAACACCGTGGTGGCGCTGGTCGTCGACCTGACGCTCTGCTTCGCGCTGATCCCGGCCTGGGGGATCACCGGCGCCGCGGTGG containing:
- a CDS encoding sulfotransferase, with product MTETPAEVDAEIGAGSGPGSGDSAARHLRQVARGAGLSLVGSVVSAVTTFGLVLIVARVFDSHVSGVFFAASAVFLILAGLTGLGVEAGLARFAQRLEHDGEAGALPALMRSARNAVIGTSIGTAVVLALAADPLGRLFGWGAAGPDLLLLVAVALPCAVLAEYAQAGTRAFGRMHETVVVDRIGRSLAQVLAVLLAGLADADAVGLLAAWLAWYPVSAVWSLVALRRFVADRLPADLAPLPAPTAQFWSFTWPRALSVFARLGIQKIDIVLVAALLSPVDAALYAAATRFVALGQIATTAITQVLQPRFTTLLLEGSHRNLTVVHQTATAWNVLLSWPLYLVVGCAPSAYLALFGADYDASQARWVVVVMTAVMLVSVVTGPVDTLLVMGGRSATSMINTVVALVVDLTLCFALIPAWGITGAAVAWGSAVLVKAALALFYVRRDLGVASGAPVVFLACGLCLLTVAFPVLLLTPLGVPWPASAAVAVLSYSVGVALLRRQLQLDVLGRTVARKQGDELMGVRKYTSTLRRSAPDWLVRTLRCVAFAWGWLTADFRMQPDIVVVGAQRCGTTTLFRMLESHPHLVRPTQDKGTGYFDDNFAKGSRWYRAHFPLKLTGRLLAGPEAMAFECSGYYLFHPLAAERLAAALPRAQVVVLVRDPVERAMSAHRHELARGFEELPLDEALSVEGERLDGEVDRLVGDPGYRSYTHRHHAYLARGEYGRQISRFVETMGAERVHVVDADAFFDDPAREYAKLQRGLGIPVYLPERVERWNARPGGPRLPRQRRESLLQRFEDSDAELEAFLGGPPAWRRQDQESS